In the genome of Lynx canadensis isolate LIC74 chromosome X, mLynCan4.pri.v2, whole genome shotgun sequence, one region contains:
- the IRS4 gene encoding insulin receptor substrate 4 yields MASCSFARDQATRRLRATAAATAAALAAVATTPLLSSGTPTALIGTGSSCPGAMWLSTATGSRSDSESDEEDLPVGDEVCKRGYLRKQKHGHRRYFVLKLETADAPARLEYYENARKFRHSVRAAAAAAAAAASGATVPALIPPRRVITLYQCFSVSQRADARYRHLIALFTQDEYFAMVAENESEQESWYLLLSRLILESKRRRCGTPGAQPDGEPAALAAAAAAEPPFYKDVWQVIVKPRGLGHRKELSGVFRLCLTDEEVVFVRLNTEVASVVVQLLSIRRCGHSEQYFFLEVGRSTVIGPGELWMQVDDCVVAQNMHELFLEKMRALCADEYRARCRSYSISIGAHLLTLLSARRHLDTLPLEPSGWLRRSRFEQSCHLRAIGDGEDEMLLTRRYITPSEPVPPSRRGRLHLPRARRSRRAISVPASFFRRLTPSPVRVPHPVEAPNHRACLSSEASRPGNSGEEDSPRGKEDQEGTEGDYMPMNNWGSGNGQGSGGGQGSSGQGSSSQSSGGSQCSGGGQGSGRGQGSSGGQGSSGGQGSGGQGAGGNQRSGDGQGTAGGHGSGSGQGASGGHGSGSGQGSGDGHGSGGGKNSGGGKGPGGGKTPEGSGERGKSLKKRSYFGKLTQSKQQQMPPPPPPPPPPPPPGATGGKGKSGGRFRLYFCADRGATKERKEAKEVKEAETPEGAARGPHRARAYDEDEDDPYVPMRPGVAAPLASSSDYMPMAPQNFSASKRHSRSPFEDSRGYMMMFPRVSPPPAPSPPKEPDPDKDDEAKDNDSDSDYMFMAPGAGAIPKNPPNPQGGSSSKSWSSYFSLPNPFQGSPLGQSDHSEYVPMLPGKFLGKGLDKESSSNRGPKDAVSKPSVEGSFSKPGDNGPPKNKAKRPNHLSFITKGNKIKPKSQKPTREQREADSSGDYVNIDFTKRDTNMPAPFIQGLPGSWSIIAGPRPSAFSNYVNVEFRVPFSNPAHSLSNLLRAFPGANPLFLEGARWPFVTLPPSATGGNANEEEGDYIEVIFNPAMTPAVPFADSAIRYDAETGRIYVVDPFSECCMDISLSPSRCSEPPPVARLLQEDGLERRRPQSHSQSFFASARAAVSAFPTDSLERDLSASLASVAAPALAVGRALAAASALAAAPGIGAAARGLEAAAGLDSASVRRFQPVANAAAAEAVRGTPDVARGSNPRAPNPDADLARDENGAAAAAPPPPPPRRRVPIPREREDSDDDDDTYVRMDFARPDNKKFDSPHRGW; encoded by the coding sequence ATGGCGAGTTGCTCCTTCGCTCGCGACCAGGCGACAAGGAGGCTGAGAGCTACAGCAGCGGCAACAGCGGCAGCGCTAGCTGCGGTGGCGACCACCCCGCTTCTTTCCTCGGGCACCCCGACCGCACTCATTGGGACCGGGTCGTCTTGTCCGGGAGCCATGTGGCTCTCCACGGCCACTGGCTCCCGGTCAGACTCCGAGTCCGATGAGGAGGACCTCCCCGTCGGGGACGAAGTCTGCAAACGCGGCTACCTGCGGAAGCAGAAGCATGGGCACAGGCGCTACTTCGTGCTCAAACTCGAGACCGCGGACGCCCCAGCTCGGCTGGAATACTACGAAAATGCCAGGAAGTTCCGGCACAGTGTCCGCGCCGCGGCGGCTGCAGCGGCGGCGGCCGCCTCCGGCGCCACGGTCCCCGCGCTCATCCCACCGCGGCGCGTGATCACCCTGTACCAGTGTTTCTCGGTGAGCCAGCGGGCCGACGCAAGGTACCGACACCTCATCGCCCTCTTTACCCAGGACGAGTACTTCGCGATGGTGGCCGAGAACGAGTCGGAGCAAGAGAGCTGGTACTTGCTGCTCAGCCGCCTCATCCTCGAGAGCAAGCGCCGCCGCTGCGGCACGCCCGGCGCGCAGCCGGATGGAGAGCCGGCCGCGCTGGCGGCTGCAGCGGCGGCGGAGCCACCCTTCTACAAAGATGTGTGGCAGGTAATAGTCAAACCCAGGGGGCTGGGGCACAGAAAAGAGCTGAGCGGCGTGTTCCGGCTCTGTCTTACCGACGAGGAGGTTGTCTTTGTGAGGTTGAACACCGAAGTGGCCAGCGTGGTCGTCCAGCTCCTGAGCATCCGTCGCTGCGGGCACTCAGAGCAGTATTTCTTCTTGGAAGTCGGTAGGTCCACCGTCATCGGTCCGGGGGAACTCTGGATGCAAGTCGATGACTGCGTGGTGGCCCAAAACATGCACGAGCTGTTTCTGGAGAAGATGAGAGCCCTGTGTGCAGACGAATACAGAGCCCGCTGCCGCAGCTACAGCATCAGCATCGGCGCCCACCTGTTAACCCTGCTGTCCGCTAGGAGGCACCTGGACACGCTCCCGCTGGAACCCAGCGGCTGGCTGAGAAGGTCCCGCTTTGAGCAGTCTTGCCACCTCAGGGCCATTGGTGACGGGGAAGACGAGATGCTCCTCACCAGGCGCTACATAACACCCAGCGAGCCCGTGCCCCCCTCCAGGCGAGGAAGACTGCACCTGCCCAGAGCGCGCAGGTCCAGGAGAGCGATTTCAGTGCCAGCCAGCTTTTTTCGCCGCTTAACACCCAGTCCGGTGCGTGTCCCGCATCCTGTAGAAGCCCCCAACCACAGAGCTTGCCTGTCCTCTGAAGCATCTCGCCCTGGCAACTCTGGGGAAGAAGACAGTCCTCGGGGCAAAGAGGATCAGGAAGGAACCGAAGGTGACTACATGCCCATGAACAACTGGGGCTCAGGAAATGGCCAGGGTTCTGGAGGTGGCCAGGGCTCAAGTGGCCAAGGCTCCAGTAGCCAGAGTTCAGGAGGAAGCCAGTGCTCgggtggagggcagggatccGGACGTGGCCAGGGTTCAAGTGGTGGCCAGGGCTCAAGCGGTGGCCAGGGCTCAGGGGGCCAGGGGGCAGGAGGAAACCAGCGTTCAGGAGATGGCCAGGGCACTGCGGGTGGGCACGGTTCAGGCAGTGGCCAGGGAGCCAGTGGTGGACATGGCTCGGGCAGTGGGCAGGGATCTGGAGATGGTCATGGCTCAGGTGGTGGCAAGAACTCTGGAGGGGGCAAAGGCCCAGGAGGTGGGAAGACCCCCGAAGGCAGTGGTGAACGTGGAAAATCTCTGAAGAAAAGATCCTACTTTGGCAAATTAACTCAAAGCAAGCAGCAGCAAATgccaccacctccacctcctccacctccaccccctccacctgGAGCAACTGGTGGTAAAGGGAAGTCTGGGGGAAGGTTCCGACTCTACTTTTGTGCTGACAGAGGAGCCACAAAAGAACGCAAAGAAGCCAAAGAAGTCAAAGAGGCAGAGACCCCAGAAGGTGCAGCTCGGGGGCCCCACAGAGCCAGAGCTTATGATGAAGACGAAGATGACCCATATGTGCCAATGAGGCCAGGGGTGGCTGCCCCTCTGGCAAGCTCCAGCGATTATATGCCGATGGCTCCTCAAAACTTCTCTGCTTCAAAACGCCACTCTCGATCACCTTTTGAAGATTCAAGAGGGTACATGATGATGTTTCCCAGAGTGAGCCCACCACCTGCCCCAAGTCCTCCAAAAGAGCCTGATCCTGATAAGGATGACGAGGCAAAGGACAATGACAGTGACAGTGACTATATGTTTATGGCTCCCGGAGCCGGTGCAATtccaaaaaaccccccaaacccTCAGGGTGGTTCTTCCTCTAAAAGTTGGAGCTCTTACTTTTCTCTGCCAAATCCCTTTCAGGGCTCCCCATTGGGACAGAGTGACCACAGTGAGTATGTACCAATGTTACCTGGAAAATTCCTGGGGAAGGGCCTAGACAAAGAATCCTCATCTAACAGGGGCCCCAAAGACGCAGTTTCAAAGCCTTCAGTTGAGGGGTCATTCTCAAAGCCTGGAGATAACGGCCCCCCCAAGAACAAGGCTAAGAGACCTAACCACCTTTCTtttattacaaaaggaaataaaatcaagccCAAATCACAAAAACCCACACGTGAGCAGAGAGAAGCTGACAGCTCTGGTGACTACGTCAACATTGACTTCACTAAGAGAGATACTAATATGCCAGCCCCCTTTATTCAAGGACTGCCAGGTTCGTGGAGTATCATTGCTGGCCCCAGACCATCAGCCTTTTCTAATTATGTGAATGTTGAGTTCAGAGTGCCATTTTCGAACCCAGCACACAGCCTCTCGAATCTATTAAGAGCTTTTCCAGGTGCCAACCCCCTCTTTCTGGAAGGTGCTAGGTGGCCATTTGTGACTCTTCCTCCCAGTGCTACAGGTGGTAATGCTAATGAGGAAGAGGGTGACTACATCGAAGTGATTTTCAATCCAGCAATGACACCAGCCGTGCCTTTTGCTGACAGTGCCATTCGCTATGATGCTGAAACAGGTCGAATCTATGTGGTTGACCCATTTTCTGAGTGCTGTATGGACATTTCTCTTTCCCCCAGCCGCTGCTCTGAACCACCACCTGTGGCTAGGCTGCTGCAGGAAGACGGGCTGGAGCGCAGACGCCCGCAGAGCCATTCGCAAAGTTTCTTTGCCTCCGCTAGAGCCGCTGTCTCGGCTTTCCCCACCGACAGCCTTGAGAGAGACCTCTCCGCCTCCTTAGCCTCCGTAGCTGCGCCAGCCTTAGCCGTGGGCCGGGCTTTGGCCGCCGCCTCCGCCCTCGCCGCGGCCCCGGGCATCGGTGCGGCCGCCAGAGGCTTGGAGGCCGCCGCTGGACTTGACTCCGCCTCCGTCCGCCGGTTCCAACCTGTTGCTAACGCTGCTGCCGCCGAAGCAGTAAGGGGGACCCCAGACGTTGCCCGTGGCTCGAACCCGAGGGCCCCAAACCCAGATGCAGACCTGGCCCGAGATGAGAACGGGGCTGCAGCGGccgcccccccaccgccaccacccCGCCGCCGGGTGCCGATTCCCCGGGAGCGAGAGGATTCCGACGACGACGACGACACATACGTGAGAATGGACTTTGCCAGACCGGACAACAAGAAGTTCGACTCTCCCCACAGAGGTTGGTAA